The window CTCCATCAAGAACCGGTATCGGAATTAAATTAAAAATACCAATATTCAGACTTAGAAAAGCTGTTAAACTAACAAGACTTAAAAATCCGTCCGCTGTAGCTGTACTTGTCGTTTTGGCAATTGCTACCGGTCCTCCAAGCTGATTAAGACTAGGGTGAGCAATTAAATGAGCAAGTGCCAACCAAATAGTTGTTGCGCTGCCGAAAAAACTCGAAAAACCATACTTAATTCGATTAGCAAAACCAGTTGTTGTGTTTTGCTCGACACCAATTAAGTAATGAGTTTCCCCTGCTTCGACGGCTTTTTTTGGTTTAATCGTGACTGTTCTGGTTTTATTATTACGCCGATATGAAACTTTCATTGATTTGTCACCAATGTTTTCAATAACTGTTGTTAATTGATCCCAATTGGATATCTTTTTCGAATCGACCTTTGTGATTACATCACCTTTTTTTAAGCCTTGTTTCATCGCAGGATAATTTTTAATTGGATTAATTTGTGAATTCGAGACCGGAACCTTGACAAGCGAAAAAGCCAGCGCGAAAAACAAAACGAAGGCTAGAACAAAATTCATGAAGGGCCCTGCGAAATTAACCAATATTTGCTTCCAAAGAGAGATATTAGGTAATTGACGATCCTTTGGAGCAATTTGAATAATTCGATCTTCTCCAGCTCTAACTTTAGTGTCGGAAGCTAATTTAAATTGAAGTTCCTGTTTTGTTTCTTCGTCTATTACTCCACCAATGGACAATTTATCGCTAATGTCAATAGAGCTGATTCTTATTAGTTGCTCATTACTTGTAACGGGGTCTTCAGATATATCGATAAAATTAACTGTGTTCTGATTTGAAAACTTAATTTT of the Oenococcus sp. UCMA 16435 genome contains:
- the rseP gene encoding RIP metalloprotease RseP → MNFASIIAFIIVFGVIVTIHEFGHFFVAKKFGVVVYEFSIGMGPKIFGTNKNGTNYVVRILPVGGYVLMAGADQDNEYLNELRPGKVVKIKFSNQNTVNFIDISEDPVTSNEQLIRISSIDISDKLSIGGVIDEETKQELQFKLASDTKVRAGEDRIIQIAPKDRQLPNISLWKQILVNFAGPFMNFVLAFVLFFALAFSLVKVPVSNSQINPIKNYPAMKQGLKKGDVITKVDSKKISNWDQLTTVIENIGDKSMKVSYRRNNKTRTVTIKPKKAVEAGETHYLIGVEQNTTTGFANRIKYGFSSFFGSATTIWLALAHLIAHPSLNQLGGPVAIAKTTSTATADGFLSLVSLTAFLSLNIGIFNLIPIPVLDGGKILLNLIQAVRHKPLSEKVNQGVMLVGVAFMILLMIAVTINDLLR